The Streptomyces sp. NBC_01268 genome segment GCCGTGCGGCGCTTCCACCGGCCGCTGCCCCCGGAGGTCCCGGCCGCCGTGCGCGCGCTCGCCGACGCGGTCGAGCGGGGCCGCACCGGAGCGCCCGAGCTCGCGCTGCCGGAGGCCCGGCGCCCCTCCGAGAAGGCCGTCGACGCGGCCCTGCGCTACGCGGCGACCGTCGTCCACGAGGCGGAACCGAACCCGTACAACATCGACGACCGGCTGGGGCGGCCCGCCGCGCTCCGCGTCCGGGTGCGCCGCACCGCCCGCGCGGTGCTGTTCTCCGAGGCGTCCTGGCGGTACGGGCTGCGGCTCGCCCTGTGCATCGGGCTCTCCCAGGCGCTGGTCTCGCTGATCCCGGTACCCCGCTCGTACTGGATCGCCCTCACCGTCACCTTCGTCCTCAAACCCGACTTCGGCTCGGTCTTCTCGCGGGCCGTGCTGCGCGCCCTCGGCACCGCCGCCGGGCTGCTGGTCGCCGCGCCGCTGCTCGCGGCGGTGCCGCGCGGCTGGTGGGACGTGCCGGTGATGATGCTGCTCGCCGCGCTGATCCCCGCGTTCTCGGCGAAGGGGTACGCCTTCCAGACCGCGGCCATCACCCCGGTCATCCTGCTCCTCTCCGACCTCCTCAACCACCAGGGCTTCGACCTCGTGCTGCCCCGGCTCTACGACTCGCTGATCGGCTGCGGGATCGCCCTGGTCGCCGGATACCTGCTGTGGCCCGAGTCCTGGCACACCCGGGTCGCGGACCGGCTCGCGGACGCCGTCTCCGACACCGCCGGGTACGTGTCGCTGGCCTTCTGCCCGCCCACCGGGGACGACCCGGCCCGCCGGCACCGGGCCCGCCGCGCGCTGTACCGGGACATGTCGGCGGTCCGCTCCGAGTTCCAGCGGGCCCTGACCGAACCGCCGCCCGCCGGGGACCTCGCCGCCGCCTGGTGGCCCCTGGCGATCGCCGTGGAGCGGATCGTGGACGCCACCACCGCCGCCCGGATCCGCGTGGACCACGGCGCGCCCCCGCCCGAACCGGCCGAGGTCGCCGCCGTGGAGGGCCAGTTGCGGGAGCTCGCCGAGGGGCTGCGGTCCAGCCGGGTCCTGGTGGAGGTCCGCGCCGACCTCGGCGGCGACGAGGAAGGGGTCCTGGACCCGCTGCGACAGGAGGTGCGGGCAGCCCGCGCCATCGCCTCGCCGTAGCCGCCGCCTTGGGGACGGCAGAGGTTCAAACCTCACCAATAGGGCGTACGGAAGCCCTTACCGGCGGTTGCGGAACGGAACCCTCCCACTGCCGTTACCGGAATCCACGTGTACGACTACGATGCGCTCGACTCACCGTGATCCGCGCCACCGTCCCCGGCCACAAGCGTCCTGGTGGCACGGTCACTTGCCTGCGTCCCCCGTCCTTCCCCTCCCCGAGGACACCGCCATGCGCACCACCTCCGGCAGAGGTCTCCAGCCCAATGCCCTCGGCACCTTCGACACCATCGTGATGGCCGTGGCCGGCAGCGCCCCCGCGTACTCGCTCGCCGCCACGACCGCCGTCCTCTTCGGCGCGGTGGGCCTCGCCGGGCCCGCGGCGCTGCTCTACTGCGCGATACCGATGCTCGGCATCGTCCTCGCGTACGCCCGGCTCGGCCGGATCGACGTCAACGCGGGCGCCGGGTACTCCTGGGTGGGCCGCACCCTCCACCCCTTCCTCGGCTTCCTCTCCGGCTGGGCCCTGGTCTTCGCCGCGACCGTCTTCATGGTCGCCGGATCCCTGCCCGCCGGCTCGCTGACGCTCTCCCTCTTCGCCCCGGAACTCGCCGGGAACACGGCGCTGTCCTGCGCGGTCGGCGCCGGCTGGTTCCTGATGATGCTGCTCGTCGTCCTCGGTGGCGCACGGCTCACCGTCCACGCCCAACTCCTCATGTCCGGCGTGGAGTTGCTGATCCTCGTCGCGTTCGTCCTGGGCGCCGTGGCACACCGCGGGCACGCCACCGCCTTCGACTGGTCCTGGTTCGGCCTCGGCCACTTCGACGGCCCGTCCGGCTTCGCCTCCGGCGCGCTCATCGCCGCCTTCTACTACTGGGGCTGGGACGTCACCAGCAACCTCAGCGAGGAGACCCGCGACAGCCGCCGCACCGCCGGACTCGCCGCGCTCGTCGGCATCGGCGTGGTCTTCCTGCTGTTCGAGGCGTTCACGGTCTCCGTCAACGTGCTGCTGAGCGACGGGCGGATCGAGAGCGCCGGCGCCAACGTCCTCGCCGTCCTCGGCGAGGAGATCTGGCCCGGCGCCGGCGGAAAGCTCCTCGTCCTGGCCGTCCTGCTGTCCACGGTCGCGACGTTGGAGACCACGCTCATCCAGGTCACCCGCTCGCTGTTCGCGATGGGCCGCGACCGCACCATGCCGGCCGCGCTCGGCACCGTGCACCGGCGCTGGAACACCCCCTGGGTGGCCATCGTCGCGGTCGGCGCCGCCGCGCTCGTCATGTTCGGGGCGGCGGCCGTCGCCGGCTCCGTGCAGCAGGTCCTCAAGGACGCGGTGAGCGCGATCGGACTGCAGATCGCGTTCTACTACGGGCTCGCGGGCATCGCCGCCGTCGTCGCCTACAAGTCGCTGCTGCTCAGCTCCGTACGGGACTTCGTCCTGGGCGGGGTCTGGCCGCTGCTCGGCTCCGGCTTCATGCTGTGGGCCTTCGTCGAGTCGCTCGGCGAGCTCTCCACGACCGCCCTGACCATCGGCCTCGGCGGCCTCGCCCTCGGCGTCGTGCCGATGCTCGTGTACTGGGCCAAGGGCAGCGCCTACTACCGCCCCGCCCGCCTCGACGCGGCCCGCGCGCTCGCCGCCGCCGCGCCCTTCGCCTCACCGGACTCGCCGCGCGCCCGCCGCTCGGACGAGTCGCTCGCCACGGACTTCTGACGGCCACTGCCTTCGAGGAGGAACGGATGGCCGCTCTCCGCAGACCGTCCCGCTCGTCGCGCCCGGCGCGCTTCACACCCGACTTCGACCCGGACCTCGGCGACCGGGCGCTCACCGAGGCCCGCCACGACATGGTCATCGGACGCTGGCAGGGCGTCCGGGACCTGCTGCGGGCCACCGGCGACGACTGGCCGCGCCGCACCCACCGGCTGCGGCTCCTGTCGCACGCCGCCGCGGGCAGCTCCACCGTCGAGGCCTGGCGGGCCGCCGAGCCGGGCTGCCCCGACGCCGCCGTGCTGCGGGCCGCCACCGACGTGGTCCGCGTCTTCGACGCCGCCATCGCCGCCGGCCGGGGCGGCGCCGTCGACCGCGGCCGGATCGACGCCGCCGTCGACGCCTGCCGCGCGGCCGCCGAGGCGGCACCCGCCGACCCGATGCCGTGGGTGTCGCTGCTGTCGGTCGCCCGGCTGTACGAGGGCGGGGTACCGCGCCGCGAACTGCGCCACTGGTTCGACGAGTTGCGGCGCCGCGACCCGTACAACACCGAGGGCCACACCCAGGTGCTGCGCTACTGGTCGGCGCGCTGGCACGGCACGCACGGCGCCATGTACGACTTCGCGCGCGACGCGGCGGGCGTGGCCCCGCCCGGCTCGCCGCTGCCGATCCTGGTGCAGATCGCGCGGGTCGAGGAGTACCGGTACATCGCCGACGGGGCCCTCGGCCGGGGCCCGGTGCGCGGCTTCGACCAGCACTGGAAGCACGAGCTGGCGGTGACCGAGCTGCGCCGCACGTACGCGCGCTGGATCGGCGGCCGCGAACCGGGCCGCCCGGTCGCCCCGGAGGAGGTCGCCGACCTCAACTACCTGGCCCACGCGGCGTGCTACGCGGGCCAGGTGGAGGTGGCACGGGAACTGCTCGGACTCCTCGGGACCCGGGCGGCGTGGGTGCCGTGGGTGTACACCGGGGAGCCCGAGGAGCAGTTCGTACGGTTCCGGGAGGGCCTGGGGGTCGGGTGACCCCGACGGCCCTCCCCGGGGGCGTCAGACGCCGATGTCACGCCCGTCGGCGCGCCACACCGAGACGACGGCCGGTCGGACGATCCTGCCGGGCCCGTCGGGCCACACGGACGCCGGCTTCTCGACGGAGGCCCCGTCGATCTCGCCCGGGTGCTGCACGGCGACCAGGACCCGGCGGTCCTGCACGATCGGGCCGCAGGTCTCGGCGCCGGTCGGGACGGTCAGGAACTGCTTGAGCTCACCGCGCCGCTCACCGTGCGTGGCGACGCCGAATAGGCCGTCGTGGGAGCCGAGCTGGTTGCCGTCGGTGGAGATCCACAGGTTGCCGTGCGGGTCGAAGGCGACGTTGTCGGGGCAGGAGATCGGCGACACCTTGTCCTTCGGGAAGCCCGCGAAGTAGGTGGCCGGGTCGTTCGGGTCGCCCGCGACGAGGAACAGGCGCCAGGCGAAGCCGTCCGAGGACGGGTCGTCCCAGTGCTCGGCGAGCTCCAGGATCTGCCCGTGCTTGTTGAGGTTGCGCGGGTTGGCCTCGTCGGCGCCCGGGTTGGTGCCCTTGCCGCGGTTGGAGTTGTTGGTGAGCGCGACGTAGACCCGGCCGGTGCGCGGGGACGGCTCGATGTCCTCGGGGCGGTCCATCTTGGTGGCGCCCACCTTGTCGCCGGCGAGGCGGGTGAAGACGTACACCTCGTCGGCGGTCATGCCGGGCACGTGCGAGACGGCGCCGTCCGGGCCCGCGGTGGCCAGCGGGATCCACACGCCGCCGCCGTCGAACTCGCCGTCCGCGGGCAGCTTGCCGCTGCCGTCGATCTCGGCGGCCGGGCTGTCGCCGGTCAGCTTGGCGACGTACAGCGTGCCCTCGTCGAGCAGGGTGAGGTTGTGCGCGTGCGCGGCCCGCGACCGCCCCTTCTTCATGCGCTTGCTCGACACGAACTTGTAGAAGTAGTCGAACCGCTCGTCGTCGCCCATGTAGACGACGGGCCGCCCGTCGGCGGTCATCCGCGGCTGCGCGGCCTCGTGCTTGAAGCGGCCGAGCGCGGTGCGCTTGCGGGGCGTCGACTCCGGGTCGTACGGGTCGAGCTCGACGACCCAGCCGAAGCGGTGCGCCTCGTTGGGCTCCTGCTTCAGGTCGAAGCGCTTGTCGAACCGCTCCCACTTGCGCTCGCTGGCGCCGGTGCCGATGCCGTAGCGCTTGTCGGTGGCGCTCGACGCGTTGGCGAAGTACTGGTTGAAGTTCTCCTCGCCGTGCAGGGTGGTGCCCCACGGGGTGGTGCCACCGGAGCAGTTGTTGAGCGTGCCGAGCACCTTGCGCCCGGAGGGGTCGACGGACGTCCTGACCAGCGCGCTCCCGGCGGCGGGCCCGGTCATCTCGAAGACGCTGGTGGCGGTGAGACGCCGGTTGAGCCGGTGGCGGGTGACGGCCGTCAGCTTGCCGGTGCGGTGCTCCTCCTGGACCACGACGACACCGAGGCCGTGCGCGGCCCAGGCGATCTCCACCTGCTCGCGGGTCGGGTTCTCGGGGTCGTAGCCCCGGAACATCAGGACCTCGTCGGTGTACTCGTGGTTGGCGACCAGCACCTGGCGGTGGTGCTCGTCCGGCAGCGGCAGCAGCGACAGGAAGTCGTTGTTGTAGCCGAACTGGCCGGCCTGCGCCTTGGCCGTCTGCTTCTCCGGGTCGAAGGCCGGCGTGCCGCGCAGGATGGGCTCGCCCCAGCGGATGACCACGTTCTGCTCGTAGCCGGAGGGGACGGTGACCTGGTCGGCGGTGTTCGGCGCGACGGGGGTGAACCGGAGCCCGCGGGCCCCGCCCGCCTGCGGCTTCGGCTTCGGCCTCGTGTGCGCCTCGGCGGCGGGCGCGTTGCCGACGGCGAGCGCGGTCCCGGCGGCGGAGGCGACGGTCACGACGGCGGCGGCACGCATCACCGAACGGCGCGAGAGCGCGCCGGCTATGACGTCGCCGACGTACTCGTTGCCGCTCGTGTTGGGCACCTCCTGGAAGCAGGCGTCGCCACACCGGAACCGGCAGGTCATGGCGGAACGCCCGCCTCCATGCGAGTGGTTGCTCAGCATCGGCAGCAGGTTGCGCACGTCTTCCTCCGGGGTGTCGATCGTCGTCCGGCCGTGACGTTATGTGTGCACATCTGCACAGCGGAGGCGACGGAGTGAACGCCGGATGAATGCACGGCGACCGGGGGAGCCCGGGTCGTAGGGCCGGGCGGGCGTGGCCGCTAACCTTACGTGTCCGCCCTGGCCAGGGATGAAGGACGCATAACGCCCAACTCATGCGAAGGGGTTCGCCCATGGGTATTCGGAGTTTGCTGCGCAAGGTATTCGGCCGGGACCGCGCGAACGACGCCGAAGAGTCCTCCGCCCCGGCGACCTCCGTACCGGCCCAGTCGTCGGGCCCGGGCGAGGCCGAGGGAACCACCACGTCCCAGCCCCCCTCCTCGGAGGAGAGCCCCGCCGAACGCGCGGCGGCCGACCTCGTGGCGGCCTCCTTCGACAACCCGCAGGTACCGGCGGCCCGACGGGCGTCGGACGGCGGCGAGGCGGAGACGGCTCCGGCGGAGGCCGAGGCTGCTCCGGCAGAGGCGACGGCTGAGGCGGAGACGGCTCCGGCGGAGGCCGAGGCGACGGTGGAGGTTGCGGCCGAGGCGCCGGCTGAGGCAGAGGCTGCTCCGGCGGAGGCCGAGGCTCCGGTGGCGACGGGCGAGGCGGAGGAGACCGCCGCGGCAAGCGACGCTGCGGACGCCGATGCGACGGAGACGGTGGACGCGGACGCGTCGGAGTCCTCGGCGGTGGCCGAGACGACGGTGGACGCGGACACCGCCGGGACGCCTGCCACGGCGGACGAGGCGGAAGAGACCGCCGCGACGGGCGACGTGTCGCATGCCCCGGCGGAGAGGGAGCCGGCGACGGCGGACACCGACGCCGCTGGGCCGGAGGCCGCGGCGGACGCCGACACCGCCGAGGCGACGGCGACCGGGGACTCCGACACCGCCGAGCCGGAGGCCCCCTCCGGCCTCACGGTCGAGGTGCCGGCCGCGCGGACCGCGGACGAGGAGCCCTCCCCCGCCGAGGAGCCCGTCGCCGCGGACGCGCCCGCGGCGCAGATCCCGGCCGCCCGCGAGTCCGCCGAGACGGCGGAGCCGACGGACACGGCCGACGCCCCGGACGCCCCGGCCGCCCTGGACACCCCGGCTCTCGCCGAGGCCCCGGCGGAGGAGCCCGCCACCGACACCCCGGTCGAAGCTCCGGCCGAGACCCCGGCCGAGGAGCCGGCCACAGCCGAGACCCCGGCCGAGACCCCGGTCGAAGCCCCGGTCGAAGCCCCGGCCGAGGAGCCGGCCACCGCCGAGGCCCCGGCGGAGGAGCCGGCCGCCGGCACCCCCGCCCTCTCCCTCGCCAAGGTCAAGGCCGTCGCCCCGCACCTCGCGGACGCCTACAAGGCCGCCGGGGCCGTGCTGAAGAAGCAGGGTCTGGCGGGGGCCCGGGCGGCCGTGTACCTCGTGGTGGACCGGTCGGGGTCGATGCGGCCGTACTTCAAGGACGGGTCCGTGCAGCGGCTCGCGGAGCAGACCGTGGCGCTGGCCGCGCACCTCTCCGAGGACGCGACGGTCACGGCGGTCTTCTTCTCGACGGACATCGACGGCACCGCCGAGCTCCGCCCCGCCGACCTCACCCCGGACCGCATCGAGACGGTCAACGCGACGCTCGGCCGGATGGGCAGGACCAACTACCACCGGGCGGTCGAGGAGGTCCTGGCCCACCACGAGAAGAACGACCCGGCGCGCCCGGCGCTCGTGGTGTTCCAGACGGACGGCGCGCCCGAGTCCCGTACGGCCGCCACGCAGGCGCTGGCGGAGGCGGCGGACCGCCCGGTGCACTGGCGGTTCACGGCCTGGGGCGAGGAGGACGGCAAGGCCTTCGACTACCTCCGGAAGCTGCCCGCGACCGCCCCGCGGACCGGTGTCCACCTGGCGGGCCCGGCCCCGCTGGAGACCCCGCACGCCGCGTTCTACCGCGGGCTGCTCGCGGACGCCCCGGCGCTCTGACGGACGGCGTGGCGGGCCCCGGCCCACCCGCCGGAACGGGGGCCCGGGGGGGCAGGCCGGACGGCTTGCCCCCCGGGCCCCCGTTTTAACCGTGTGAGGGGACCCTGTTCCGGCCGTTAAAATTCGCACCATGGCGGCCACTGGATCCGAGAAGCAGGGCACGAAGGCGTTCTACGTCTCGACCCCCATCTACTACGTCAACGACGCTCCTCACCTGGGCCACGCCTACACGACCGTCGCAGGCGACGTGCTCACCCGCTGGCACCGCCAGCGCGGTGAGAAGGTGTGGTACCTCACCGGCACGGACGAGCACGGTCAGAAGATCATGCGCACGGCCGAGGCGAACAACGTCACTCCCCAGGCCTGGTGCGACAAGCTGGTCGAGGAGGCGTGGAAGCCCCTCTGGGAGCACCTGAACATCGCGAACGACGACTTCATCCGCACCACGCAGAAGCGTCACACCGACCGCGTCCAGGAGTTCGTGCAGGACCTGTACGACAAGGACGAGATCTACAAGGGCGGGTACGAAGGCCCGTACTGCGTGGGCTGCGAGGAGTACAAGCTCCCGGGCGATCTCATCGAGGCCGAGGACGGCACGAAGCTGTGCGCCGTCCACAAGAAGCCGGTGGAGATCCTCAAGGAGGAGAACTACTTCTTCAAGCTGAGCCAGTACGGCCCGAAGCTGCTGGAGTTCTACGAGGCGAACCCGGGCTTCATCCAGCCCGAGTCGGCCCGCAACGAGGTCGTGAACTTCGTCAAGCAGGGCCTGGAGGACCTCTCCATCTCGCGCTCGACGTTCGACTGGGGCGTCCCGGTGCCGTGGGACGACAAGCACGTGATCTACGTGTGGGTCGACGCGCTCCTGAACTACGCGACGGCGGTCGGCTACAACGAGAACCCGGCGAAGTTCGACGAGACCTTCCCGGCCAACGTGCACCTGATCGGCAAGGACATCCTGCGCTTCCACGCGGTGATCTGGCCCGCGATGCTGATGGCGCAGGGTCTGCCGGTCCCGGGCCGGATCGCGGCCAACGGCTGGCTGATGGTCGGCGGCGAGAAGATGTCGAAGTCGAACCTGACCGGCATCAAGCCGCAGGACCTGACCTCGCACTTCGGCGTGGACGCGTACCGCTGGTACTTCCTGCGTGCGATCGCGTTCGGCCAGGACGGCTCGTTCTCGTGGGAGGACTTCTCCGCCCGCTACACGTCCGAGCTGGCCAACGACTACGGCAACCTCGCCTCGCGCGTGGCGGCGATGGTCGGCAAGTACTTCGGCGGCGAGCTGCCGGCGGCGACGGCGGACGGCGACGCGGAGAAGGCGGTCCACGAGGGCCTGGCCAAGGCCGTCGCGACGGCCGACCGGAAGATCGGCGAGGAGCTGGACTTCCAGGGCGGCATCCTGGCGATCTTCGACTTCGTGAAGCAGGTCAACGGCTACATCACGGAGCAGGAGCCGTGGAAGGTCGCGAAGGACGAGTCGGAGGAGGGCCGGGCCCGCCTGGCGACGATCCTCTACACGGCCGCCGAGTCCCTGCGCGCGGTCGCGGTCCTGCTGAACCCGGTCATGCCGGAGACCTCGCAGGCGCTCTGGGACTCCCTGGGCGCCGAGGCGTCGCTGGGCGCCCTGTCCGCCCAGCCGGTCCAGCACGCGGGCGACTGGGGCCGGCTGCCCGCCGGCGCGACGGTGACGAAGGGCGCGGTCCTGTTCCCCCGCCTGGAGGACCCGAAGAAGGACTGACCCCCGGGTCGCCCCCCCCCAGCACCACCAGAAGGCCGCCGCCCTTCCCGTACGGGAGGGACGGCGGCCTTCGGCGTGGCCGGAGGGAGGCATCCTCACTCCCACGAGTGAACGCCGCTCGTTCCCACCCCACCAGCCACTGGCATATGCCAGTGTCCTGGCGTGGCGACAGCGACGAATCCGTCCGCGCGATCGGACGAACACGTACCGTGGAAGGCACCACCGATCCCGGAGGAGGCCGCCGTGGAGGCAGTCGAGCAGCGGACCCGTGCCATGACCCAGGAGCTCTTCGAGGAGCTCGCACGGGTGGGCGACCGGCTGAGCGATGCCCTGCGCCTGGAGTTCATCGACGGGAAGATCGGGGAGAAGGCTTTGCCGGACGGCGACCACGGGCGGATCATCCAGTGGCTCACCCGCCTCTGCATCCAGACCAACACGGAATGGTGGCTGCACGTCGACCAAGGGCTTCGGGTCGAGACGTACCGCAAGGGAAACGCCCGCCCCGACGGAGTGCTCGCGCAGAGCGACACCTTCGTGGGCCAGGGCGAGTGGGCCGACCCCGGCGGCGTCCTCATGGCCGTCGAGGTCACCTCCTTCGACTCCGACACCGATCGTCGTGACCGCGTCGAGAAGCCCCGCGCCTACGCCGAGACCGGCATCCCCGTGTACCTCCTGATCGACCGCGCGGCCGGGGACGTGGTGGTCCACTCGCAGCCGGACAACGGGCGGTACGAGATGGTGGTGACCGTCGCCTTCGGCAAGACCGTGACCCTGCCCGAGCCGGTGAACATGGAGCTGGACACCGAGCCCCTGAAGGAATGGGTCGGCTGACCGGGCCGCACGCCTCCCGCGCAACCGGAAGGGCCCGGAACCGCCGTGCGGTTCCGGGCCCTTCGTTCGTCAGTCCGTCAGGACTAGCGCGCCGCGTCCGGGTGGACCGACTCCGCCACCGGGCGGTCGTCGGACGGCTTCTCCTTCGCGACCGGCTTGCGGAGCTGGATGTTCAGCTCGCGCAGGCGGGACTCGTCGAGCTCCGTCGGGGCGCCCATCAGGAGGTCCTGGCCGTTGCCGTTGAGCGGGAAGGCGATGATCTCGCGGATGTTCGGCTCGTCGGCGAGGAGCATCACGATGCGGTCGACGCCCGGGGCGATGCCGCCGTGCGGCGGGGCGCCGTACTCGAAGGCGCGGAGCATGCCGGCGAACTCGTGCTCGACGGTCTCCTTCGAGTAGCCCGCGATCTCGAAGGCCTTGAACATGATCTCGGGCTCGTGGTTCCGGATCGCGCCGGAGGAGAGCTCGATGCCGTTGCAGACGATGTCGTACTGCCAGCCGAGGACGTCCAGCGGGTCCTGGGTCTCCAGGGCCTCCAGGCCGCCCTGCGGCATCGAGAAGGGGTTGTGCGAGAAGTCGATCTTGCCGGTCTCCTCGTCCTTCTCGTACATCGGGAAGTCGACGATCCACGCGAAGCGGAAGACGTTCTCCTCGAACTGGCCGGCGCGCTTGGCGGCCTCGACCCGGACCGGGCCCATGATCTTGGAGACCTCGTCGAACTCGCCCGCGCCGAAGAAGATCGCGTGACCCGGCTCCAGGCCGAGGCGCTCGGTGAGGACCTTGACGTTCTCCTCGGTGAGGAACTTGGCGATCGGGCCGGTGAGGGCGTTGCCCTCGCCGACGCGGACCCAGGCCAGGCCCTTCGCGCCGAGGGAGACCGCGTAGTCGCCGAGCGCGTCGAAGAACTTGCGGGGCTGGTCACCGGTGTTCGGCACGGCCAGGGCACGGACGTGCTTGCCGGCGAAGGCCTTGAACTCCGAGTTCTCGAAGACGTCGGAGATGTCGACGAGCTCCAGGGCCGTGCGCAGGTCGGGCTTGTCGTTGCCGTACTTCAGCATCGACTCGCGGAACGGGATCCGCGGGAAGGGGGAGGTGACGTGGCGGCCGCCGCCGAACTCCTCGAAGAGCTCGGTCATCAGCTTCTCGATCGGCTGGAAGACGTCCTCCTGCTCGACGAAGCTCAT includes the following:
- a CDS encoding APC family permease, with the translated sequence MRTTSGRGLQPNALGTFDTIVMAVAGSAPAYSLAATTAVLFGAVGLAGPAALLYCAIPMLGIVLAYARLGRIDVNAGAGYSWVGRTLHPFLGFLSGWALVFAATVFMVAGSLPAGSLTLSLFAPELAGNTALSCAVGAGWFLMMLLVVLGGARLTVHAQLLMSGVELLILVAFVLGAVAHRGHATAFDWSWFGLGHFDGPSGFASGALIAAFYYWGWDVTSNLSEETRDSRRTAGLAALVGIGVVFLLFEAFTVSVNVLLSDGRIESAGANVLAVLGEEIWPGAGGKLLVLAVLLSTVATLETTLIQVTRSLFAMGRDRTMPAALGTVHRRWNTPWVAIVAVGAAALVMFGAAAVAGSVQQVLKDAVSAIGLQIAFYYGLAGIAAVVAYKSLLLSSVRDFVLGGVWPLLGSGFMLWAFVESLGELSTTALTIGLGGLALGVVPMLVYWAKGSAYYRPARLDAARALAAAAPFASPDSPRARRSDESLATDF
- a CDS encoding FUSC family protein, which produces MAKPARPTPPARSAAAARLTPPSWLTAGLRPQSTPVPWAAVLRASVALSVPLAVGLAAGQPAYGALVSMGALSGVIGDTADAYRMRIFNIAVPQLFGALGVTLGTLVFGQGWLAVIVLTLVALVSGMISSIGAVASVSGLLLLLNAVVGAGLPMPDPWWKAPLLLTLGGVVVLVLTLLGWPLRGGTPERTAVAGTYRAVAGLFDAAGTDTYDERRQAVTASLNQSYDLLLARRARQHGRAPSLARLLSQLNAVVPLLEAAPAVHLAVRRFHRPLPPEVPAAVRALADAVERGRTGAPELALPEARRPSEKAVDAALRYAATVVHEAEPNPYNIDDRLGRPAALRVRVRRTARAVLFSEASWRYGLRLALCIGLSQALVSLIPVPRSYWIALTVTFVLKPDFGSVFSRAVLRALGTAAGLLVAAPLLAAVPRGWWDVPVMMLLAALIPAFSAKGYAFQTAAITPVILLLSDLLNHQGFDLVLPRLYDSLIGCGIALVAGYLLWPESWHTRVADRLADAVSDTAGYVSLAFCPPTGDDPARRHRARRALYRDMSAVRSEFQRALTEPPPAGDLAAAWWPLAIAVERIVDATTAARIRVDHGAPPPEPAEVAAVEGQLRELAEGLRSSRVLVEVRADLGGDEEGVLDPLRQEVRAARAIASP
- a CDS encoding VWA domain-containing protein; translated protein: MGIRSLLRKVFGRDRANDAEESSAPATSVPAQSSGPGEAEGTTTSQPPSSEESPAERAAADLVAASFDNPQVPAARRASDGGEAETAPAEAEAAPAEATAEAETAPAEAEATVEVAAEAPAEAEAAPAEAEAPVATGEAEETAAASDAADADATETVDADASESSAVAETTVDADTAGTPATADEAEETAATGDVSHAPAEREPATADTDAAGPEAAADADTAEATATGDSDTAEPEAPSGLTVEVPAARTADEEPSPAEEPVAADAPAAQIPAARESAETAEPTDTADAPDAPAALDTPALAEAPAEEPATDTPVEAPAETPAEEPATAETPAETPVEAPVEAPAEEPATAEAPAEEPAAGTPALSLAKVKAVAPHLADAYKAAGAVLKKQGLAGARAAVYLVVDRSGSMRPYFKDGSVQRLAEQTVALAAHLSEDATVTAVFFSTDIDGTAELRPADLTPDRIETVNATLGRMGRTNYHRAVEEVLAHHEKNDPARPALVVFQTDGAPESRTAATQALAEAADRPVHWRFTAWGEEDGKAFDYLRKLPATAPRTGVHLAGPAPLETPHAAFYRGLLADAPAL
- a CDS encoding PhoX family protein → MRNLLPMLSNHSHGGGRSAMTCRFRCGDACFQEVPNTSGNEYVGDVIAGALSRRSVMRAAAVVTVASAAGTALAVGNAPAAEAHTRPKPKPQAGGARGLRFTPVAPNTADQVTVPSGYEQNVVIRWGEPILRGTPAFDPEKQTAKAQAGQFGYNNDFLSLLPLPDEHHRQVLVANHEYTDEVLMFRGYDPENPTREQVEIAWAAHGLGVVVVQEEHRTGKLTAVTRHRLNRRLTATSVFEMTGPAAGSALVRTSVDPSGRKVLGTLNNCSGGTTPWGTTLHGEENFNQYFANASSATDKRYGIGTGASERKWERFDKRFDLKQEPNEAHRFGWVVELDPYDPESTPRKRTALGRFKHEAAQPRMTADGRPVVYMGDDERFDYFYKFVSSKRMKKGRSRAAHAHNLTLLDEGTLYVAKLTGDSPAAEIDGSGKLPADGEFDGGGVWIPLATAGPDGAVSHVPGMTADEVYVFTRLAGDKVGATKMDRPEDIEPSPRTGRVYVALTNNSNRGKGTNPGADEANPRNLNKHGQILELAEHWDDPSSDGFAWRLFLVAGDPNDPATYFAGFPKDKVSPISCPDNVAFDPHGNLWISTDGNQLGSHDGLFGVATHGERRGELKQFLTVPTGAETCGPIVQDRRVLVAVQHPGEIDGASVEKPASVWPDGPGRIVRPAVVSVWRADGRDIGV
- a CDS encoding Uma2 family endonuclease, which encodes MTQELFEELARVGDRLSDALRLEFIDGKIGEKALPDGDHGRIIQWLTRLCIQTNTEWWLHVDQGLRVETYRKGNARPDGVLAQSDTFVGQGEWADPGGVLMAVEVTSFDSDTDRRDRVEKPRAYAETGIPVYLLIDRAAGDVVVHSQPDNGRYEMVVTVAFGKTVTLPEPVNMELDTEPLKEWVG
- the metG gene encoding methionine--tRNA ligase, which codes for MAATGSEKQGTKAFYVSTPIYYVNDAPHLGHAYTTVAGDVLTRWHRQRGEKVWYLTGTDEHGQKIMRTAEANNVTPQAWCDKLVEEAWKPLWEHLNIANDDFIRTTQKRHTDRVQEFVQDLYDKDEIYKGGYEGPYCVGCEEYKLPGDLIEAEDGTKLCAVHKKPVEILKEENYFFKLSQYGPKLLEFYEANPGFIQPESARNEVVNFVKQGLEDLSISRSTFDWGVPVPWDDKHVIYVWVDALLNYATAVGYNENPAKFDETFPANVHLIGKDILRFHAVIWPAMLMAQGLPVPGRIAANGWLMVGGEKMSKSNLTGIKPQDLTSHFGVDAYRWYFLRAIAFGQDGSFSWEDFSARYTSELANDYGNLASRVAAMVGKYFGGELPAATADGDAEKAVHEGLAKAVATADRKIGEELDFQGGILAIFDFVKQVNGYITEQEPWKVAKDESEEGRARLATILYTAAESLRAVAVLLNPVMPETSQALWDSLGAEASLGALSAQPVQHAGDWGRLPAGATVTKGAVLFPRLEDPKKD
- the aspS gene encoding aspartate--tRNA ligase, producing the protein MHRYRSHTCGELRASDVGTDVRLSGWLHNRRDLGGILFIDLRDHYGITQLVARPGTAAAEVLDKLTKETVVRVDGKVVSRGADNVNPELATGEIEIEAATVEVLGAAKQIPFTINADDGVNEERRLEFRFLDLRRERMHRNIMLRSAVIAAIRSKMVALGFNEMATPILAATSPEGARDFVVPSRLNPGKFYALPQAPQQFKQLLMISGFDRYFQIAPCFRDEDARADRSPGEFYQLDVEMSFVEQEDVFQPIEKLMTELFEEFGGGRHVTSPFPRIPFRESMLKYGNDKPDLRTALELVDISDVFENSEFKAFAGKHVRALAVPNTGDQPRKFFDALGDYAVSLGAKGLAWVRVGEGNALTGPIAKFLTEENVKVLTERLGLEPGHAIFFGAGEFDEVSKIMGPVRVEAAKRAGQFEENVFRFAWIVDFPMYEKDEETGKIDFSHNPFSMPQGGLEALETQDPLDVLGWQYDIVCNGIELSSGAIRNHEPEIMFKAFEIAGYSKETVEHEFAGMLRAFEYGAPPHGGIAPGVDRIVMLLADEPNIREIIAFPLNGNGQDLLMGAPTELDESRLRELNIQLRKPVAKEKPSDDRPVAESVHPDAAR